The following are encoded together in the Haloplanus vescus genome:
- a CDS encoding DNA-binding protein, translating into MSSKNVSSEVVSVDEQAFEKHDDVEVDEDGFEVVDETPEFRATVDMEVQAKVDSNHPDARVEEGPDHLFGKTLEQEERIEAREAELEHISAQAELSQQEGRAKRTREVVVAQCGRDEPEPVERTDPREKLTQEELAAVNKQAMRISDEVQGGWSRAVVAKQLAEKVQRGQDVTKAVLETLEEQKAVPGAIVPIADVPDVPVGEVTVEGTIETLWEPSSTSIQQVGLIADDSGKIKFTCWEKSGQTVVREGQTVRFRAAAKNWYEGRCSIALTGWSRIEFPERGRWWEE; encoded by the coding sequence ATGTCAAGTAAGAACGTCTCCAGTGAAGTAGTTTCGGTCGATGAACAGGCTTTCGAGAAACACGATGACGTCGAGGTCGACGAGGATGGGTTCGAGGTCGTCGACGAGACCCCGGAGTTCCGGGCGACGGTCGACATGGAAGTACAGGCGAAAGTCGATTCCAACCATCCGGACGCGCGGGTCGAGGAAGGCCCGGATCACCTGTTCGGGAAGACCCTCGAACAGGAAGAGCGCATCGAGGCCCGGGAGGCCGAGCTGGAGCACATCAGTGCCCAGGCGGAACTCAGTCAGCAGGAGGGACGCGCAAAGCGGACGCGGGAGGTCGTCGTCGCGCAGTGTGGCCGGGACGAACCCGAACCGGTGGAGCGCACGGATCCCCGAGAGAAGCTGACGCAGGAGGAACTCGCGGCGGTGAACAAGCAGGCGATGCGGATCAGCGACGAAGTGCAGGGCGGCTGGTCGAGAGCAGTCGTCGCGAAGCAGCTGGCCGAGAAGGTGCAGCGCGGCCAGGACGTGACGAAGGCGGTGCTGGAGACGTTGGAGGAGCAGAAGGCGGTCCCCGGTGCAATCGTGCCCATCGCGGATGTGCCGGACGTCCCGGTCGGTGAGGTGACGGTCGAAGGAACGATCGAGACCCTCTGGGAGCCTTCCTCAACGAGCATCCAGCAAGTCGGGCTGATAGCGGATGATAGCGGGAAAATCAAGTTCACCTGCTGGGAGAAATCCGGGCAGACAGTGGTGCGTGAAGGTCAGACAGTGCGGTTCCGGGCAGCAGCCAAGAACTGGTACGAAGGTCGGTGCTCAATCGCGCTGACCGGGTGGTCCCGGATCGAGTTCCCAGAGCGCGGTCGGTGGTGGGAAGAATAG
- a CDS encoding HFX_2341 family transcriptional regulator domain-containing protein, giving the protein MTDRLHFIPVGFDFHRLIYPISKGDLPADRVVLIDTDTEDVDSRAGDLAGNMVQRLEESFELIDVDVDHEQIEYEQLYSYENLYPLAYDYLWTELQKGNEVYVNISSMPRTVAFAFATAADSIIAEKDPKYRDQVHTYYAAPDEYLVLDMIEAIDNQIEFLEKLEDIRMPERLHELKEIREKIDRVGVTEGVREIDDGDMYVEFPASPARELQDFEESILEFLYREGAMESTSQLAEQLAADLGEEYNDSFRSRVQYNASNLDERGYVDRDEKGNRHETSLSTMGMMWVKTHRD; this is encoded by the coding sequence ATGACTGACCGCCTTCATTTCATCCCGGTCGGGTTTGACTTTCACCGGCTTATCTACCCAATCTCAAAAGGCGACCTACCTGCGGACCGCGTTGTCCTGATAGACACGGATACTGAGGACGTTGACAGCCGGGCTGGAGACCTTGCCGGGAATATGGTGCAACGACTGGAGGAATCGTTCGAACTCATCGATGTCGACGTCGACCATGAGCAAATCGAGTACGAGCAGCTGTACAGTTACGAAAACCTGTACCCACTCGCCTACGACTACCTCTGGACGGAGCTGCAGAAGGGAAACGAAGTGTACGTGAACATCTCTTCGATGCCCCGGACAGTGGCGTTCGCGTTCGCCACTGCGGCCGACTCGATCATTGCCGAGAAAGACCCAAAATACCGCGACCAGGTTCATACGTACTACGCCGCACCGGATGAATACCTTGTCTTGGACATGATCGAGGCGATCGATAACCAGATCGAGTTCTTGGAGAAACTGGAGGACATCCGGATGCCGGAACGTCTCCACGAGCTCAAGGAGATCCGCGAAAAGATTGACCGTGTGGGCGTAACAGAGGGTGTTCGTGAGATCGATGACGGCGACATGTACGTTGAGTTCCCGGCATCACCTGCGCGCGAGCTGCAGGATTTTGAAGAATCTATCTTGGAATTCCTGTACCGAGAAGGGGCGATGGAGTCCACATCACAGCTTGCAGAGCAGTTGGCGGCCGACCTCGGTGAGGAGTACAATGACTCGTTTCGCAGCCGCGTTCAGTACAATGCGTCAAATCTCGATGAGCGCGGGTACGTAGACCGTGACGAAAAGGGGAATCGGCACGAAACGTCCCTGTCAACGATGGGGATGATGTGGGTTAAAACCCATAGGGACTGA